The Nesterenkonia xinjiangensis genome contains a region encoding:
- the xylA gene encoding xylose isomerase — protein MATPHDTRFSFGLWTVGWTAQDQFGSASRPAFEPWEYLPKLKEAGADGVTFHDDDVAPFGTDEAVREKWFTRFKEVADEVGLTVEMLTTNTFGHPVFKDGGLTSNDRSIRRFGLRKLLRNVDRAAEFGAETFVMWGGREGSEYDNAKDLHAAHQRYAEGVDTVAAYIKEKGYDLRIALEPKPNEPRGDIFLPTIGHALGFIAELEHGDIVGLNPETGHEQMAGLNFTHGIAQALWAGKLFHIDLNGQRSIKYDQDLVFGHGDLISAFFTIDLLTNGFPNGGPRYDGWLHFDYKPSRTDHVDGIWDSARANIEMVTMLSEKATAYRQDPEVQEAFRTSGIFELGESTLAEGESISDLLADRSAYEDFDPEAAAERNFGFVRLNQLALKHLIG, from the coding sequence ATGGCCACGCCCCACGACACCAGATTCTCCTTCGGCCTCTGGACCGTCGGATGGACCGCCCAGGACCAGTTCGGCTCGGCCTCCCGCCCGGCCTTCGAACCGTGGGAGTACCTGCCCAAGCTCAAGGAGGCAGGTGCCGACGGTGTGACGTTCCACGACGACGACGTCGCCCCCTTCGGCACTGACGAGGCCGTGCGCGAGAAGTGGTTCACCCGCTTCAAAGAGGTCGCCGACGAGGTGGGCCTGACGGTGGAGATGCTCACCACCAACACCTTCGGCCACCCGGTGTTCAAGGACGGCGGCCTCACCTCCAACGACCGCTCGATCCGCCGATTCGGCTTGCGCAAGCTGCTGCGCAACGTGGACCGCGCCGCCGAGTTCGGCGCCGAAACCTTCGTGATGTGGGGCGGACGCGAGGGCTCGGAGTACGACAACGCCAAGGACCTCCACGCCGCCCACCAGCGCTATGCGGAGGGCGTCGACACGGTGGCCGCCTACATCAAGGAGAAGGGCTACGACCTGCGTATCGCCCTGGAGCCCAAGCCCAACGAGCCCCGCGGCGACATCTTCCTGCCCACCATCGGCCACGCGCTGGGATTCATCGCAGAGCTCGAGCACGGCGACATCGTCGGCCTCAACCCGGAGACGGGTCACGAGCAGATGGCCGGGCTGAACTTCACCCACGGCATCGCGCAGGCGCTGTGGGCCGGGAAGCTGTTCCACATCGACCTCAACGGCCAGCGCTCCATCAAGTACGACCAGGACCTGGTGTTCGGCCACGGGGATCTGATCAGCGCCTTCTTCACGATCGATCTGCTGACCAACGGCTTCCCGAACGGCGGCCCGCGCTACGACGGCTGGCTGCACTTCGACTACAAGCCCTCGCGCACCGACCACGTGGACGGCATCTGGGACTCCGCGCGGGCCAACATCGAGATGGTCACCATGCTCTCCGAGAAGGCCACGGCCTACCGCCAGGACCCCGAGGTGCAGGAGGCCTTCAGGACCTCAGGCATCTTCGAGCTGGGCGAGTCGACCCTGGCCGAGGGAGAGTCGATCAGCGACCTGCTCGCCGACCGGTCCGCCTACGAGGACTTCGACCCTGAGGCCGCCGCCGAGCGGAACTTCGGCTTCGTGCGACTCAACCAGTTGGCGCTGAAGCACCTGATCGGCTGA
- the xylB gene encoding xylulokinase produces MKETSVPTLVAGIDSSTQSCKVIIRDAETGAQVRSGSAKHPEGSEVAPSAWWDALLTALEQAGGLDDVAAAAVGGQQHGMVVLDADGEVIREALLWNDTRSADAAAALIEELGGGVEGAAAWTSLTGSVPVASLTVTKLRWLADAEPENARRVAAVALPHDWLTWRLSGSTELSELTTDRSDASGTGYYDPSAGEYRYDLLARALRITEQQARRIVLPRVVAPHAQAGTGDASRGWGQLVLGPGAGDNAAAALGLGMGRGDVAISIGTSGVVSAVSRQPIQDPTGMVTGFADATGQFLPLAVTLNGSRVLDGAAQMLGVDHDGLADLALAAGPGADGLTLVPYLEGERTPNLPRATGSFIGLSLASMNPQDVARAAVEGLLCGLADGLEAMTARGVPVESIKLIGGAARSAAVQQIAPAVLGREVQVPEPGEYVADGAARQAAWVLSGSEHPPSWTTSEVRTFTAEPTPQVREAYAARRGLIAERG; encoded by the coding sequence ATGAAGGAGACCTCGGTGCCCACCCTCGTGGCCGGAATCGATTCCTCGACCCAGTCCTGCAAGGTCATCATCCGCGACGCCGAGACCGGCGCCCAGGTGCGCAGCGGCTCGGCCAAGCACCCTGAGGGCTCCGAGGTGGCGCCCTCCGCCTGGTGGGACGCCCTGCTCACGGCACTGGAGCAGGCCGGCGGGCTCGACGACGTCGCCGCCGCCGCGGTGGGCGGCCAGCAGCACGGCATGGTGGTCCTCGACGCCGACGGGGAGGTCATCCGTGAGGCCCTCCTGTGGAACGACACCCGCAGCGCCGACGCCGCGGCGGCGCTGATCGAGGAGCTGGGCGGCGGCGTCGAGGGCGCCGCCGCCTGGACCTCGCTGACCGGCTCGGTGCCGGTGGCGTCACTGACAGTGACCAAGCTGCGCTGGCTCGCCGACGCCGAGCCGGAGAACGCCCGGCGGGTGGCCGCCGTCGCCCTGCCCCATGACTGGCTGACCTGGCGGCTCTCCGGATCCACGGAGCTGAGTGAGCTGACCACCGACCGCTCCGACGCCTCCGGCACCGGCTACTACGACCCGTCCGCCGGCGAGTACAGATACGACCTGCTCGCCCGGGCGCTGCGGATCACCGAGCAGCAGGCCCGACGGATCGTGCTTCCCCGAGTGGTGGCGCCCCACGCGCAGGCCGGCACCGGGGACGCCTCCCGCGGATGGGGCCAGCTGGTCCTCGGCCCCGGCGCCGGGGACAACGCCGCCGCCGCACTCGGTCTGGGCATGGGCCGCGGAGACGTGGCCATCAGCATCGGCACATCCGGGGTGGTCTCGGCGGTCTCCCGGCAGCCGATCCAGGATCCCACCGGTATGGTGACTGGCTTCGCCGACGCCACCGGCCAGTTCCTGCCGCTGGCGGTCACGCTCAACGGCTCGCGGGTGCTGGACGGGGCCGCGCAGATGCTCGGCGTCGACCACGACGGCCTGGCCGACCTCGCGCTGGCCGCGGGCCCGGGCGCCGATGGGCTGACCCTGGTGCCCTACCTGGAGGGCGAGCGCACCCCGAACCTGCCCCGGGCCACCGGCTCGTTCATCGGGCTCTCCCTGGCCTCCATGAACCCGCAGGACGTCGCCCGCGCCGCCGTCGAAGGCCTGCTGTGCGGACTCGCGGACGGCCTGGAGGCGATGACCGCCCGCGGCGTTCCGGTGGAATCGATCAAGCTGATCGGCGGGGCCGCGCGCTCGGCGGCCGTACAGCAGATCGCTCCTGCGGTGCTGGGCCGCGAAGTGCAGGTCCCGGAACCGGGCGAGTATGTGGCCGACGGCGCCGCGCGGCAGGCGGCGTGGGTGCTCTCCGGAAGCGAGCATCCGCCGTCGTGGACCACCTCCGAGGTC
- a CDS encoding carbon starvation CstA family protein, translating to MDGPNSLLLAVIGVTLMLAGYFLYSKFLAKKVYKVNAEFKTPAHQFDDGVDFVPTNRYILWGHHFTSVAGAAPIVGPAIAVIWGWLPAVLWVTIGTVFIAGMHDFGALWSSTRNKGQSIGTLSGRYIGPRGRNLFLVVVFLLLLMVVAAFAVVISGLLVAQPGAVIPTWGALIVAVLVGQAIYRLRWNLLAVTLTGVAALYALIILGDRFPVELPEQVLGMTPEGFWIVALFVYAGIASLLPVWVLLQPRDFINGIQLFIGLIIVYGAVLIATPTVVAPAFNQNVPEGTPSLVPLLFVTIACGAISGFHGTVATGTTSKQLDRETDARFVGYFGAVGEGLLALGAIIATTAGFQTLAQWEEVYESFGSGGVPAFVEGGANIVNTGLGIPAGLSATILATMAVLFAATTMDTGVRLMRFVVQEIGELAKVRINIIAATAVVLVIGVALTFSQGADGSGGMLIWPLFGTTNQLLAALTMSIIVVMLIRKGRPFLPVLIPMVFVLVMSIYAALVQLVSFFRDAEWLLLSIDVVIIVAAVWVLVEAVIAMGQAHRGAKEPEDDVALSDDEKLPLDR from the coding sequence ATGGACGGACCCAACTCACTGCTCCTAGCCGTCATCGGAGTGACACTGATGCTGGCCGGGTACTTCCTGTACTCGAAGTTCCTCGCCAAGAAGGTCTACAAGGTCAACGCCGAGTTCAAGACCCCGGCGCACCAGTTCGACGACGGCGTGGACTTCGTCCCGACGAACCGGTACATCCTCTGGGGCCACCACTTCACCTCGGTGGCCGGGGCCGCCCCGATCGTGGGACCCGCGATCGCCGTCATCTGGGGCTGGCTGCCGGCCGTGCTGTGGGTGACCATCGGCACGGTGTTCATCGCCGGCATGCATGACTTCGGCGCCCTGTGGTCCTCCACCCGCAACAAGGGCCAGTCGATCGGCACGCTCTCCGGCCGCTACATCGGCCCACGCGGGCGCAACCTCTTCCTGGTGGTCGTCTTCCTGCTGCTGCTGATGGTGGTGGCGGCCTTCGCCGTCGTCATCTCCGGGCTGCTGGTGGCTCAGCCGGGCGCGGTGATTCCCACCTGGGGCGCGCTCATCGTCGCGGTGCTGGTGGGCCAGGCGATCTATCGGCTCCGCTGGAACCTGCTGGCGGTGACGCTGACCGGGGTGGCGGCGCTCTACGCCCTGATCATCCTGGGCGACAGGTTCCCGGTGGAGCTGCCGGAGCAGGTGCTGGGCATGACCCCGGAGGGCTTCTGGATCGTGGCGCTGTTCGTCTACGCGGGCATCGCCTCCCTGCTGCCGGTGTGGGTGCTGCTGCAGCCGCGGGACTTCATCAACGGGATCCAGCTGTTCATCGGCCTGATCATCGTCTACGGCGCGGTGCTGATCGCGACGCCGACCGTCGTCGCCCCCGCCTTCAACCAGAACGTCCCGGAGGGCACACCGTCCCTGGTCCCCCTGCTGTTCGTGACCATCGCCTGCGGCGCGATCTCCGGCTTCCACGGAACCGTGGCCACCGGCACCACCTCCAAGCAGCTCGACCGAGAGACCGACGCCCGCTTCGTCGGCTACTTCGGAGCCGTCGGCGAGGGCCTGCTGGCCCTGGGCGCGATCATCGCGACCACCGCGGGCTTCCAGACGCTGGCCCAGTGGGAAGAGGTCTACGAGTCCTTCGGCTCCGGCGGGGTGCCGGCCTTCGTCGAGGGCGGCGCGAACATCGTCAACACCGGCCTGGGCATCCCGGCAGGGCTCTCGGCCACCATCCTGGCCACCATGGCGGTGCTCTTCGCCGCGACCACCATGGACACCGGGGTGCGCCTGATGCGCTTCGTGGTCCAGGAGATCGGCGAGCTGGCGAAGGTCCGGATCAACATCATCGCCGCCACGGCGGTCGTGCTGGTCATCGGTGTCGCGCTGACCTTCTCGCAGGGCGCGGACGGATCCGGGGGCATGCTGATCTGGCCGCTGTTCGGCACCACCAACCAGCTGCTGGCCGCGCTGACCATGTCCATCATCGTGGTGATGCTCATCCGCAAGGGCCGGCCGTTCCTGCCGGTGCTGATCCCCATGGTGTTCGTGCTGGTCATGAGCATCTACGCCGCACTGGTGCAGCTGGTCAGCTTCTTCCGCGACGCGGAATGGCTGCTGCTCAGCATCGACGTGGTGATCATCGTCGCCGCCGTCTGGGTGCTGGTGGAGGCCGTCATCGCCATGGGTCAGGCTCATCGCGGGGCGAAGGAGCCGGAGGACGACGTCGCCCTCAGCGACGACGAGAAGCTGCCCCTGGACCGCTGA
- a CDS encoding cytochrome P450 has product MTQQTPAPGHQTRARTHPAPSMPNSVQNPLPRATRAETALILRDVLAPMAAKGPIVRRPGVVAAVERLDLEARAVRRVQALSEKYGRGPLLVPLPGRPLALVLDPDHVHRILDQTPEPFAAAETLKRRALQHFQPGVSLISHGGDRAVRRHLNEMVLDPDHPVHRMAEVFLPVVHEETDQMLAEIDGDGGALDWERFSRTWFRIVRRLVMGDSAREDEDFTALLDDLRQRGNLAFLRPVDEEAREEFLSRIQDALDRAEPGSLAAVMSEVHAQGAPGEFDADGGKPAHQVPQWLFAFDPAGMATFRALALLASHPARLRTARIQLEDESGEDAPTLELLRATVLEALRLWPTTPLILRETTMEVEFEHGIMPAGVSVLIFAPFFHRDERRLDFAHRFAPEIWEERMSQSGQHEPQHEVRRDGQREDSPAQGEWPLMPFSLGTGICPGRQLVLLITSSMLARVLEGHEVDLLSHSLGREKELPSLLDPYALEFRLTER; this is encoded by the coding sequence ATGACCCAGCAGACCCCCGCACCCGGCCATCAGACCCGCGCCCGCACTCACCCAGCTCCGAGCATGCCCAACTCTGTGCAGAATCCGCTGCCGAGGGCGACGCGCGCCGAGACCGCACTGATCCTGCGTGACGTGCTCGCCCCGATGGCGGCCAAGGGCCCGATCGTCCGGCGGCCAGGCGTCGTGGCCGCCGTCGAACGCCTGGATCTGGAGGCCCGTGCCGTCCGTCGGGTGCAGGCGCTCTCTGAGAAGTACGGACGGGGACCGCTGCTGGTGCCGCTGCCCGGACGGCCGCTGGCGCTGGTGCTGGATCCGGACCATGTCCACCGGATCCTGGACCAGACGCCTGAGCCCTTTGCCGCTGCGGAGACGCTGAAACGGCGTGCTCTGCAGCACTTCCAGCCCGGTGTCTCACTGATCTCCCACGGTGGGGACCGTGCGGTGCGCCGTCATCTCAATGAGATGGTGCTGGATCCGGACCACCCCGTGCACCGGATGGCGGAGGTGTTCCTGCCGGTGGTCCACGAGGAGACCGATCAGATGCTCGCCGAGATCGACGGCGACGGGGGCGCCCTGGACTGGGAGCGGTTCAGCAGGACCTGGTTCCGGATCGTGCGCCGACTGGTGATGGGTGACTCCGCCCGTGAGGATGAGGACTTCACCGCGCTGCTGGACGACCTGCGGCAGCGCGGGAACCTGGCCTTCTTGCGGCCGGTGGACGAGGAGGCCCGCGAGGAGTTCCTCTCCCGCATCCAGGACGCCCTGGACCGCGCGGAGCCCGGGAGCCTGGCCGCCGTCATGTCCGAGGTCCACGCGCAGGGTGCGCCGGGAGAGTTCGACGCCGACGGCGGCAAGCCCGCTCATCAGGTGCCGCAGTGGCTCTTCGCCTTCGACCCCGCCGGCATGGCCACCTTCCGGGCCTTGGCGCTGCTGGCCTCCCATCCGGCCCGGCTGCGCACTGCGCGGATCCAGCTGGAGGATGAGTCCGGCGAGGACGCCCCGACGCTGGAGCTGCTGCGCGCCACCGTCCTGGAGGCGCTCCGACTGTGGCCCACCACCCCGCTGATTCTGCGTGAGACCACCATGGAGGTGGAGTTCGAGCACGGGATCATGCCCGCCGGAGTCTCGGTGCTGATCTTCGCCCCGTTCTTCCACCGCGATGAGCGCAGGCTGGACTTCGCACACCGCTTCGCCCCGGAGATCTGGGAGGAGCGGATGTCCCAGAGCGGTCAGCACGAGCCGCAGCATGAGGTGCGGCGCGACGGGCAGCGCGAGGACTCGCCCGCCCAGGGGGAGTGGCCGCTGATGCCGTTCAGCTTGGGCACGGGCATCTGCCCCGGACGGCAGCTGGTGCTGCTGATCACCAGCAGCATGCTGGCCCGGGTGCTGGAGGGCCATGAGGTGGATCTGCTCTCGCACAGCCTGGGGCGGGAGAAGGAGCTGCCCTCGCTGCTGGACCCGTATGCGCTGGAGTTCCGGCTCACTGAGCGCTGA
- a CDS encoding HAD-IIB family hydrolase, whose protein sequence is MNSSIRTDDTTDFSLPAAGRGGAFAHQQGKAMVCLDVDGTLVNHDGHMSEAVRVAGRAVVADGHTVVVSTGRSLPATLPIIEMLGVTHGYAVCSNGGVTVRIDLELEEGYEVIDRRVFDPAPALDALQRRLPNAKYAIETSAGTFLSTERFQDMSFGLWAEGTSLHKMRHAEAVRLVVNSDDATSEEFTAAVASIGLQGVTYSVGWSAWLDIAAAGVTKASSLETLREKIAAPIDVTVACGDGRNDIEMLAWAGRGVAMGQAPEEVKAVADEVTGHVDEDGLVDVLTSILAD, encoded by the coding sequence ATGAACTCAAGCATCCGGACTGACGACACCACCGACTTCTCCCTCCCGGCCGCGGGCCGGGGAGGAGCCTTCGCCCATCAGCAGGGCAAGGCGATGGTCTGCCTCGACGTCGACGGCACATTGGTCAACCATGATGGTCACATGTCCGAAGCCGTTCGTGTGGCCGGACGCGCCGTGGTCGCCGATGGTCACACCGTCGTGGTCTCCACCGGACGTTCCCTGCCGGCGACGCTGCCGATCATCGAGATGCTCGGCGTCACCCACGGTTACGCGGTGTGCAGCAACGGCGGGGTCACGGTCCGGATCGACCTCGAACTGGAGGAAGGGTACGAGGTCATCGATCGGCGCGTCTTCGACCCGGCCCCCGCCCTGGACGCGCTGCAGCGCCGGCTGCCCAACGCGAAGTACGCGATCGAGACCTCTGCCGGCACCTTCCTCTCCACCGAACGGTTCCAGGACATGTCCTTCGGCCTGTGGGCCGAGGGCACCAGTCTGCACAAGATGCGGCACGCTGAGGCGGTGCGCCTGGTGGTCAACTCCGACGACGCCACCTCCGAGGAGTTCACCGCCGCGGTGGCCAGCATCGGCCTGCAGGGCGTCACCTACTCCGTGGGCTGGTCCGCCTGGCTGGACATCGCCGCCGCCGGGGTCACCAAGGCCTCCTCCTTGGAGACGCTGCGCGAGAAGATCGCCGCGCCGATCGACGTGACCGTGGCCTGCGGAGACGGGCGCAACGACATCGAGATGCTCGCATGGGCCGGCCGCGGCGTGGCGATGGGCCAGGCGCCCGAGGAGGTCAAGGCCGTGGCCGACGAGGTCACCGGCCATGTGGACGAGGACGGTCTGGTGGACGTGCTCACCAGCATCCTCGCCGACTGA
- a CDS encoding ArsA family ATPase, whose translation MLLDLARDRRVLFVGGKGGVGKTAVASAVGLHQAQRGARVLVVSTDPAHNLGHLWARPVGDRILTLWQDGSGPAAPRRACLSGVEIDPDATTSAHLEEVGATLRSMMPDHLQGEVDKHLQLAARSPGTHEAAVLERIATLLQEHGGEDDDAFDLIVFDTAPSGHTARLMALPEIMTAWTSALLDRRTRAERFGAAVRALDADDAPDGSSQAARDRRIRQVLARRQARFEAMREVLTDAERCSFVIVLTAERLPVLESVELHAQLADTGVDVGGFVVNRLSPRDAGDFLAQRRDQEEGHLAELSRLVPGALLDTLPMLGGDLVGAEALQRLGAQLR comes from the coding sequence ATGCTGCTCGATCTCGCCCGGGACCGCCGTGTGCTCTTCGTCGGCGGCAAGGGCGGAGTGGGCAAGACCGCCGTCGCCTCCGCGGTCGGGCTGCACCAGGCTCAGCGGGGCGCCCGGGTCCTGGTGGTTTCCACCGACCCCGCGCACAATCTAGGCCATCTGTGGGCGCGCCCGGTGGGCGACCGGATCCTCACGCTGTGGCAGGACGGCTCCGGCCCGGCTGCGCCCCGACGAGCATGCCTGTCCGGGGTCGAGATCGACCCCGACGCCACCACCTCCGCCCACCTGGAAGAGGTGGGCGCGACGCTGCGCAGCATGATGCCGGACCATCTGCAGGGCGAGGTGGACAAACACCTGCAGCTCGCGGCCCGCTCCCCCGGCACCCACGAGGCGGCCGTCCTGGAACGGATCGCCACCCTGCTGCAGGAGCACGGCGGGGAAGACGACGACGCCTTCGACCTGATCGTCTTCGACACCGCCCCGTCCGGGCACACGGCCCGGCTGATGGCCCTGCCGGAGATCATGACGGCCTGGACCTCAGCGCTTCTGGACCGGCGCACCCGCGCGGAGCGGTTCGGCGCGGCGGTGCGCGCCCTGGATGCCGATGACGCCCCCGACGGCTCCTCGCAGGCGGCCCGCGACCGGCGCATCCGGCAGGTGCTCGCTCGCCGTCAGGCGCGATTCGAGGCCATGCGTGAGGTGCTCACCGACGCCGAGCGGTGCAGCTTCGTGATCGTGCTGACCGCCGAGCGGCTGCCGGTGCTGGAATCTGTGGAGCTGCACGCCCAGCTGGCCGACACCGGGGTCGACGTCGGCGGGTTCGTGGTCAACCGGCTCTCGCCGCGCGACGCCGGGGACTTCCTGGCTCAGCGTCGCGACCAGGAGGAGGGGCATCTGGCGGAGCTGTCACGACTGGTGCCGGGCGCACTCCTGGACACGCTGCCGATGCTGGGAGGGGACCTGGTGGGCGCCGAGGCGCTGCAGCGCCTCGGCGCCCAGCTGCGCTGA
- a CDS encoding cory-CC-star protein: MSLLAQLRARIRQVDAGLREFYVAPYRRTFARARRDEEDLFMMLVLSEALGVPNPAAGATLELLPEMLDRMHEWHVRMGMDRSPFEEHMRCC, translated from the coding sequence GTGAGCCTCCTGGCACAGCTGCGAGCGCGGATCCGGCAGGTTGACGCCGGCCTGCGTGAGTTCTACGTGGCCCCCTATCGGCGCACGTTCGCACGCGCCCGGCGGGACGAGGAGGACCTGTTCATGATGCTGGTCCTCTCCGAGGCCCTCGGCGTGCCGAACCCCGCCGCCGGGGCCACTCTGGAGCTGCTGCCTGAGATGCTGGACCGCATGCACGAGTGGCATGTGCGGATGGGGATGGACCGGTCCCCGTTCGAGGAACACATGCGCTGCTGCTGA
- a CDS encoding ROK family protein, producing MTDPTRSPAQPEGTAYGPGIALGGRLGGIGPGPIARLGRRGISRGLNGGPQRGTSDGGGRRERPPHHQAQRPGARQETLRESNLLLITEEIFSAAESLSRADLSIRTGMTRSTVSRLVDDLLAAGIVREGSPIVGGTRGRPAVPLHPARCTLAGLGVEINVDFMAARVIDLTGSVLAEEIIEGDFSASDPAEVLPQIGLLALRVARQAAEAGARVVGTVMALPGLVTAEEDRLMLAPNLGWRDVDVPQMVCRSLGGPEQLADLPEGSPRLGEFGDFFVVANEAKLSALAAAQEFSAHEEGEQTFFYVSAQMGIGAAVVIDGIVDAGPRGWAGEIGHVAVEPGGPQCRCGASGCLEVFAGKGALLEAAGLEPAASAEELVSLTEWEDEPGERARQAIDRAGWALGVALSSAVNLLDVDDIVLGGEFGPLADLLRPRIEQELRQRVLAARWSRFRVRETTTGVAPATTGGALRALRAVVDDPLRWVPEAG from the coding sequence GTGACGGATCCGACTCGCAGCCCAGCACAGCCGGAAGGCACTGCCTACGGCCCCGGCATCGCGCTCGGCGGCCGACTCGGAGGCATCGGCCCCGGGCCCATCGCGCGGCTGGGGCGGCGCGGCATCAGCCGCGGCCTCAACGGCGGCCCCCAGCGGGGAACCTCCGACGGCGGCGGCCGCCGCGAACGCCCGCCCCACCACCAGGCTCAGCGTCCCGGCGCCCGCCAGGAGACCCTGCGCGAGTCCAATCTGCTGCTCATCACCGAGGAGATCTTCTCCGCAGCGGAGTCGCTCTCCCGTGCCGACCTCTCCATCCGCACCGGGATGACCCGCTCCACCGTCTCCCGCCTGGTGGACGACCTGCTCGCCGCCGGCATCGTGCGGGAGGGCTCACCGATCGTGGGCGGCACCCGCGGGCGCCCCGCCGTGCCGCTGCACCCCGCCCGCTGCACCCTGGCTGGCCTCGGGGTGGAGATCAATGTGGACTTCATGGCCGCCCGGGTCATCGACCTCACCGGCAGCGTGCTCGCCGAGGAGATCATCGAAGGAGACTTCAGCGCCTCCGACCCGGCGGAGGTGCTCCCGCAGATCGGCCTGCTGGCCCTGCGCGTGGCCCGCCAGGCCGCCGAGGCCGGCGCCCGCGTGGTCGGCACCGTCATGGCCCTGCCCGGCCTGGTCACCGCCGAGGAGGACCGCCTCATGCTGGCCCCCAACCTGGGCTGGCGTGACGTCGACGTCCCGCAGATGGTGTGCCGATCGCTCGGCGGTCCGGAGCAGCTGGCGGACCTGCCCGAGGGGAGCCCGAGGCTGGGCGAGTTCGGCGACTTCTTCGTGGTGGCCAATGAGGCCAAGCTCTCCGCACTGGCGGCTGCCCAGGAGTTCAGTGCCCACGAGGAAGGGGAGCAGACCTTCTTCTACGTCTCCGCACAGATGGGCATCGGTGCCGCCGTGGTGATCGACGGAATCGTCGACGCCGGCCCGCGCGGCTGGGCCGGAGAGATCGGCCATGTCGCGGTGGAGCCCGGCGGCCCGCAGTGCCGCTGCGGCGCCTCCGGCTGCTTGGAGGTCTTCGCCGGCAAGGGCGCCCTTCTCGAGGCGGCAGGCCTGGAGCCGGCCGCCTCCGCCGAGGAGCTCGTCTCGCTCACCGAATGGGAGGACGAGCCCGGTGAGCGGGCGCGTCAGGCCATCGACCGTGCCGGGTGGGCGCTCGGCGTCGCGCTTTCCAGCGCGGTGAACCTGCTCGACGTCGACGACATCGTCCTCGGTGGAGAGTTCGGACCGCTGGCGGACCTGCTGCGACCCCGCATCGAGCAGGAGCTGCGTCAACGCGTGCTGGCCGCCCGATGGAGCCGCTTCCGCGTGCGGGAGACCACCACCGGGGTGGCCCCGGCCACCACAGGTGGGGCGCTGCGCGCGCTGCGCGCAGTGGTGGACGACCCGCTGCGCTGGGTGCCCGAGGCCGGTTGA
- a CDS encoding aldose epimerase, with product MDESRSSVTITGGGYVAEIGLRGGQLLSLRHEQDELVVPAAQAEGSYAGAVLAPWPNRIAGATYVHDETLYELPDPEEGTGAALHGLLRHADFEVVRQEESGVELTTLLEASEGYPFALEFVLFYRVSADIGLAATLMTRQPEETPTEEGVDAFQAANAAPALYGVGFHPYLRAGSAPLDECRLRLPARTVATTEATGKVTGRKNVSGDLDLSNGPLLVGRTIDHAYTDLPEEGWTAELVHGPSGFVVRMIADTPWVQVYTGEQLDRAGVAVEPMTCPPDAFNSGEDVIYLIPGRWHRVGYSIEVRHRD from the coding sequence ATGGACGAGTCACGAAGCAGCGTGACGATCACCGGCGGCGGCTATGTCGCGGAGATCGGCCTGCGGGGCGGGCAGCTGCTGAGCCTGCGCCATGAGCAGGACGAGCTGGTGGTGCCGGCTGCGCAGGCTGAGGGCTCCTACGCCGGGGCGGTGCTCGCCCCGTGGCCCAACCGCATCGCGGGGGCCACCTATGTCCACGACGAGACCCTCTACGAGCTTCCGGACCCCGAGGAGGGGACCGGCGCGGCGCTGCACGGCCTCCTGCGCCATGCGGACTTCGAGGTCGTCAGGCAGGAGGAGTCCGGAGTCGAGCTGACCACCCTCCTGGAGGCCTCCGAGGGCTACCCGTTCGCCCTCGAGTTCGTGCTCTTCTACCGGGTGTCCGCCGACATCGGCCTGGCCGCCACCCTGATGACGCGCCAGCCCGAGGAGACCCCTACGGAAGAGGGCGTGGACGCCTTCCAGGCGGCCAATGCCGCTCCGGCGCTCTACGGCGTGGGCTTCCACCCGTATCTGCGGGCCGGATCGGCCCCGCTGGACGAGTGCCGACTGAGACTGCCCGCACGCACTGTGGCGACCACAGAGGCCACCGGGAAGGTCACCGGACGGAAGAACGTCTCCGGGGATCTGGACCTCAGCAACGGCCCGCTGCTGGTGGGCCGCACGATCGACCACGCCTACACGGACCTCCCCGAGGAGGGGTGGACCGCGGAGCTGGTCCACGGACCCTCGGGCTTCGTGGTGCGGATGATCGCCGACACCCCCTGGGTCCAGGTCTACACCGGCGAGCAGCTGGATCGCGCCGGGGTCGCCGTGGAACCGATGACCTGCCCTCCGGACGCGTTCAACTCCGGAGAGGACGTCATCTACCTCATCCCGGGCCGGTGGCACCGGGTGGGGTACAGCATCGAGGTCCGACACCGCGACTGA